The following coding sequences are from one Kallotenue papyrolyticum window:
- a CDS encoding gamma-glutamyl-gamma-aminobutyrate hydrolase family protein translates to MRPLILITCRHEYDDDWSPPLVGVRRGYVDAVLAAGGLPWLLPPDLDETTLRACYQRADGILLTGGADLDPAHYNEARHPALGEVHPERDRVELPLARWAIADDVPLLAICRGMQVLNVALGGTLYQDLPSQYATSIDHQAGIHQRRWDGADHPISLDPQSRLAALLDTSELVVNSLHHQAVREVAPELRVVGHAPDGVIEAVEARHATFAIGVQCHPEQLWQTRDPRWQRVFAGLVQAAAARAAAR, encoded by the coding sequence ATGCGTCCACTGATTCTGATCACCTGTCGTCATGAGTACGATGACGACTGGTCGCCACCGCTGGTCGGCGTGCGGCGCGGCTATGTTGATGCCGTCCTCGCCGCCGGCGGCCTGCCGTGGCTGCTACCGCCCGATCTGGATGAGACAACCCTGCGCGCCTGCTACCAACGCGCCGATGGCATCCTGCTCACCGGTGGAGCCGACCTCGATCCCGCGCACTACAACGAAGCGCGGCATCCGGCCCTGGGCGAGGTCCATCCAGAGCGCGACCGCGTCGAACTCCCCCTGGCGCGCTGGGCCATCGCCGATGATGTGCCGCTGCTGGCGATCTGCCGCGGCATGCAGGTCTTGAATGTAGCCCTGGGCGGCACGCTCTACCAGGACCTTCCGAGCCAATACGCTACCAGCATCGATCATCAGGCCGGCATTCATCAGCGGCGCTGGGACGGCGCTGACCATCCGATCAGCCTCGATCCCCAATCACGTCTGGCCGCGCTGCTGGATACCAGCGAGCTGGTGGTCAACTCACTGCACCACCAAGCGGTGCGTGAGGTCGCGCCGGAACTGCGCGTCGTCGGGCACGCGCCCGATGGCGTGATCGAAGCGGTCGAAGCGCGGCACGCCACCTTTGCCATCGGCGTGCAGTGCCACCCCGAACAGCTCTGGCAGACGCGTGATCCGCGCTGGCAACGCGTCTTTGCCGGCCTGGTTCAGGCGGCTGCCGCGCGGGCTGCCGCGCGCTAA
- a CDS encoding Flp family type IVb pilin, which translates to MLRNFFAREEGQGLVEYALILVLIAIVVIAILSLLGRRVSTVFSQIESGLSR; encoded by the coding sequence ATGCTGCGCAACTTCTTTGCTCGTGAGGAAGGTCAGGGTCTGGTGGAGTACGCGCTGATCCTGGTGCTGATCGCAATTGTTGTTATTGCTATTCTGTCGCTGCTCGGCCGGCGCGTGTCGACGGTCTTCTCGCAGATCGAGTCGGGCCTCTCGCGGTAG
- the mce gene encoding methylmalonyl-CoA epimerase gives MLKRVHHIGIAVHDLDAIVAFYRDTFGVNDWERLRLPERHMEVAICRIGETLLEFITPTSESAAFSRFLRERGEGIHHLAYEVAALEPALRTLEARGIRLIDAHGRPGIHATCVAFLHPKSTHGVLIELVQPATTHQAEEDCYGAEHASNDG, from the coding sequence ATGCTCAAGCGTGTTCATCACATCGGTATCGCCGTTCACGATCTCGACGCGATTGTGGCCTTTTACCGCGACACCTTCGGCGTCAATGACTGGGAACGCCTGCGCCTGCCTGAACGGCACATGGAGGTCGCCATCTGTCGCATCGGCGAGACGCTGCTGGAGTTCATCACCCCTACCTCCGAGAGCGCGGCCTTCAGTCGCTTCCTACGCGAGCGCGGCGAGGGCATTCACCATCTGGCCTATGAAGTGGCCGCGCTCGAACCGGCGCTGCGCACCCTGGAAGCGCGTGGTATCCGCCTGATCGATGCGCATGGCCGGCCCGGCATTCACGCGACCTGTGTAGCGTTCCTGCATCCCAAATCAACCCATGGCGTGCTGATCGAACTGGTCCAACCCGCAACCACTCACCAGGCTGAAGAGGACTGCTATGGCGCAGAACACGCATCCAACGACGGATGA